From Halichoerus grypus chromosome 6, mHalGry1.hap1.1, whole genome shotgun sequence, one genomic window encodes:
- the WBP2NL gene encoding postacrosomal sheath WW domain-binding protein, with product CLPFLFCSILAQCQDVELSFLQQPEGSSLFSGTKRGTLFLTSYRVIFVTSHTVNDSMFSFMMPFDLMSNCTIEQPVFTSNFIKGIIQAAPDGGWDGQATFKLAFRKGGAIEFAQLMMKAASAAARGVPLGSVNYWFSTPGLYVVTGQGRMMCSQQMPCPAYPFVVYGAPQAGYRTAQVGYGHLQAGYVPPQAGYGLSPGVYGTPQVGYGPPQAGYGSPPVGYRPPPGVYGTPPAGYGPLPAGNEASPAANETPPAANEAPPPGYEVPPAGNGAGSSRFMAAQPAGHEPSLPPASSSVVQPPSFRK from the exons TGTCTGCCCTTTCTTTTCTGCAGTATCTTGGCTCAGTGTCAGGATGTAGAGCTCTCCTTTCTACAGCAACCAGAGGGATCCAGTCTCTTCAGTGGTACAAAGAGGGGAACACTGTTTCTCACTTCATACCGG GTGATCTTCGTGACCTCACACACAGTCAATGactccatgttttcttttatgatgCCATTTGATCTAATGAGTAACTGCACCATCGAACAACCAGTCTTTACCTCCAACTTCATTAAAGGAATCATTCAGGCAGCTCCAGATG GTGGCTGGGATGGACAGGCTACTTTTAAATTAGCCTTCAGAAAAGGAGGTGCCATCGAATTTGCCCAGTTGATGATGAAAGCTGCCTCTGCTG CTGCCAGAGGAGTTCCACTTGGAAGTGTAAATTACTGGTTCAGCACTCCAGGACTGTACGTAGTTACTGGGCAGGGGCGCATGATGTGCTCCCAACAGATGCCTTGTCCAG caTACCCATTTGTTGTCTATGGAGCCCCACAGGCAGGATACAGAACCGCACAAGTGGGATACGGACACCTGCAGGCGGGATACGTACCCCCACAGGCGGGATACGGACTCTCACCAGGGGTGTATGGAACCCCACAGGTGGGATACGGACCCCCACAAGCAGGATATGGGTCCCCACCTGTGGGATACAGACCCCCACCTGGGGTATATGGAACCCCCCCTGCAGGATACGGACCCCTACCAGCTGGAAATGAAGCTTCACCGGCTGCAAATGAAACCCCACCTGCTGCAAATGAAGCCCCGCCTCCAGGATATGAAGTTCCACCTGCTGGAAATGGAGCTGGGTCTAGCAGATTTATGGCAGCCCAGCCTGCTGGGCATGAGCCTTCTCTCCCCCCTGCTTCGTCTTCTGTGGTCCAGCCACCATCTTTCAGGAAATAA